TTTCCAGGCCATCGGCCGGCCGCAGGTGCAGTTCGCAGTGCAGGACCTGGTGCTGTATCAGGAGCCCAATTCTTTCGACCTGGCCCTGGCCGTGGATGTAATGGAGCACATTCTGGAAGACGTGGAGGTGTTTCGCAATATCCACGCCTCGCTCCGGGATGGCGGGATGCTGCTCATCTCGACCCCCAGCGACCAGGGCGGCTCCGATGTGCACGACGACTCCGAATCGAGCTTCATTGAGGAGCATGTGCGCGATGGCTATAACATACACGAGATGCAACAGAAGCTGCGCACCGCGGGCTTCGAGCGCATTGAGGCCCGTTATAGTTACGGCGAGCCGGGCCAGATTTCGTGGCGGCTCAGCATGAAATATCCAATTTTGCTGTTGGGCAAGTCACGCTGGTTTTTCGTGCTACTGCCCTTTTACTATGCGGTAGTATTCCCTTTCTGCTTGCTGCTGAATTGGCTGGACGTGCGCACGACCCACGATTCGGGGACGGGGCTGATTGTCAAAGCCTGGAAGTAGCCAGCCGCGTCAGCGGCGTATCTGCGAAATCCGTTAAATCAGTTTGAATCTGCGGTGAATGTACCCTTTCTCATTGCCCGGCGCTATTTCCTTTCCAAGAAAAAGCGCAACATCATTACCATCATCTCTAACATCTCGATGGTGGGCGTGGCGGTGGGCACGGCGGCGCTCATCATCGTGCTCTCGGTATTCAACGGGCTGGAAGACTTGGTGCGCTCGCTCTACGGCAAATCGGACCCGAGCTTGGTCATCGCGGCCCGCGAGGGCAAGTCATTTCCCGTTGATACCCTGCTGCTTACTAAGGTGCAGAACACGCCGGGGGTAGCCCTCGTGACGGAAGTAATCGAAGACAACGCCCTGCTGCAATACCACGACCGCCAGATGGTGGTGAAGATGCGCGGGCTGTCGGAAAATTATTTCGGGCAGATTCCGATTGACTCGAACCTGGTGGCCGGCGACCACCGCCTGCGCCGCGGCGAGCGCGAATATGCCCTTATCGGCGAGGGCGTGCAGGTCGAACTGGGTATTACCCTCGACAACCGCCTCTCGCCCCTGCGCTTGCTCTACCCCCGTCAGGAGCCAGGCCGAAAAACGCTCAGCATCAACCCCGATAAAGCCTTCAACGAAGAGACCATCCTGGCCGGCGGCGTCTTCCAGATTGAGCAGCACCTCGACGACAGCTACCTATTTGTGCCCCTGAGCTTTGCGCAACGGCTGCTGGGCTACGGCCACCGGCGCACGGCGCTCTACGTGCGCGTTGGCGACAGCTTCCGGCTGGCCAGCGTCCGCGATGCCCTGCGTGAGCGTCTGGGCCAGCGGTTCACGGTGCTCGACTCCGACGAGCAGCACGTGAGCCTACTCAAAGCCATCAAGATTGAGAAGCTGTTCGTATTCATCACCTTTGCTTTCATTCTACTTATCGCCTCGCTCAACATCTTTTTTTCGCTTTCGATGCTGGTTATTGACAAGCGCAAGGATATCGCCGTGCTACAGGCGATGGGGGCCACTGAGCAGACCGTGAGACAGTCGTTTCTACTGGTGGGGGCCATTGTGGCGCTGGTGGGTGCCGTGGTGGGGCTGGTGCTGGGGGTAGGCATTTGCTGGGCGCAGCAAACATTTCACGTCGTGAGCATGGGCATGGCCACGAGTGTCGTGGACTCGTACCCGGTGAAGATGCAAGCCAGCGACATTTTCTTTATTTCGCTGGCCATTATTTCGATAACGCTGGCCGTATCCATTCGCCCGGCGCTGAACGCAGGCCGGATGCAGATTCGCGAAAATTTGTAAGTTGGTGATTGAGTGACTGAGTGAATATGAGGCAATTGTCAGTGCAAGCGAAGTAACTGCAATTCCTACTCAGTCACTCAATCACTTAATTGCTCAATCATAAATTTTCTTTACCTTCTTACCCGAAATTCGTAGCTAACTTGCGCGCTCTCGTGCTCAGCTATGAATGTTTCTACTACGCTACCTTTCCAGCTTGTCTACTCGTTGTTCGCGCACGAGTACCTGGGCCACCTCTTTACGGCACACGTGGTGCAGCTGGGCCCGCGCGGGCAGCTCACCTTGCAGCACCAAACGGTTTCGGCCAAAAACGCGCCGGAATTTGCCGACGGGCTGGAGCGTGACGACTACGAGCTAATCAAGCTTTGCGACGAACTGCAGCAAGACGCAGTTATTAAGGAATTCTGGCCCCGTAAAATCACACCGGCCGAGTTTTTCCTAAAAATCTATAATCCTGACAAGGGCGATAAGCCCATGCAGGAGGCCGTAGGGCGCTACGTGCAGCAGCGCCTGGGCCGGCTACTGGCGGGCCTGCAAGGCAAGCACGTTTTCATTATGGGGCGCGATGGGGAGCCCACCTGGCGCGAGTTGAAGCTGGCCCCTACCCCCGCCTCAGTGCTGTTTCACTTCCGGCGCAACGACGAGGGCACGCACTATTTCCCAACTATTCAGTACCAGACTCAGAAGCTTGATTTTCAATTTAAGAATGCCGTACTGGTGTGCCAGCAGCCGGCCTGGCTGCTGGTGGACGACGTGCTCTACTGCTTCCGCCACGACGTGGACGGCCGCAAGCTGCAACCCTTTCTGAATAAGAAGTTTATCGTGGTGCCGCGGGCCGTGGAGAAGAGCTATTTTCAGAAGTTCGTGGCCCCGCTCATGGAGTCGTTCGACGTGCACGCCCGTGGCTTCGATATTCGCACTGAGCGCTACCTGGCCCGGCCGCAGCTCACGTTTTCGGACATGCCGCCCGGCCTGGCGGCAGGCGCGCCGGTGGTACCCGTGCGCCCGCCCGGCCCGCCCCGGCGCGGCCGCGTGCCGCTGCCCAAGCCGGTCGTAATTCCGGGCGCGGGTACCGACGAAGCACCGTTATTTTTCTCGCTCACCTTCCGCTATGGGGCCTACGACCTACCCCTTACCCCCCCGCGCCCCATGAGCGTACAGCTGGAGGAAGACGCTGACTCCTACATCTTTCGCCGCCTGCTGCGCTCAGCCAAGGAAGAAAACGAGCGCGCCGATGAGCTGCGCGAGCATGGCCTATCCCTCGATGCCGACGGCCACGCCACCTTGCCCAAAGCGGAGGCGTTTCGCTGGCTGCACGACCATGCGCCGGCCCTGGCCGCCCACGGCTTTCAGGTGCAGGGCGCGGCCTCGGCCAGCCAGGATTACTTCATTGGGCCGGTGCGGGTGGACGTGGGCATTGAGGAGCGTGGCGACTGGTTCGACGTGCGCGGCACGGTCTGGTTTGGCGAGTATGCGGTGCCGTTTATCCGGCTGCGACCCTACATCTTGCAGCGCCGCCGCGAGTATCGCCTGCCCAACGGCCAGGTCGCCTTCATCCCCGATGAGTGGTTTACGGACTACCTCGAGCTGTTCGCATTTGCCGAAGAAACCGAGGACCAGCCGCTATCGCTGCGCCGCCACCACTTATCGCTGGTCACTGATTTAGAGGCCGATAACCTAGCAACCGTGACCCTCACGCGCCGCCTCGAAAAGCTGCGCGACTTTGCCACCGTGGAGGAGCGGCCCCTACCCGTCGGCTTTCGGGGTACGCTGCGGCCCTACCAGCACGCGGGCTACAACTGGCTGCGTTTCGTGCAGGACTATCACCTCGGCGGCTGCCTGGCCGACGATATGGGTTTGGGCAAAAGCGTCCAAACGCTGGTTA
The genomic region above belongs to Hymenobacter psoromatis and contains:
- a CDS encoding ABC transporter permease: MNVPFLIARRYFLSKKKRNIITIISNISMVGVAVGTAALIIVLSVFNGLEDLVRSLYGKSDPSLVIAAREGKSFPVDTLLLTKVQNTPGVALVTEVIEDNALLQYHDRQMVVKMRGLSENYFGQIPIDSNLVAGDHRLRRGEREYALIGEGVQVELGITLDNRLSPLRLLYPRQEPGRKTLSINPDKAFNEETILAGGVFQIEQHLDDSYLFVPLSFAQRLLGYGHRRTALYVRVGDSFRLASVRDALRERLGQRFTVLDSDEQHVSLLKAIKIEKLFVFITFAFILLIASLNIFFSLSMLVIDKRKDIAVLQAMGATEQTVRQSFLLVGAIVALVGAVVGLVLGVGICWAQQTFHVVSMGMATSVVDSYPVKMQASDIFFISLAIISITLAVSIRPALNAGRMQIRENL
- a CDS encoding class I SAM-dependent methyltransferase; amino-acid sequence: MHYDPIKRSLGNVFNRSPWLRRLFYHLLDLLLLRTWHVHRELRQWARTHTRQPLDILDAGAGYGQYSYWLSGLSKLWRILAVDVKEEQVADSNRFFQAIGRPQVQFAVQDLVLYQEPNSFDLALAVDVMEHILEDVEVFRNIHASLRDGGMLLISTPSDQGGSDVHDDSESSFIEEHVRDGYNIHEMQQKLRTAGFERIEARYSYGEPGQISWRLSMKYPILLLGKSRWFFVLLPFYYAVVFPFCLLLNWLDVRTTHDSGTGLIVKAWK
- a CDS encoding DEAD/DEAH box helicase, producing the protein MNVSTTLPFQLVYSLFAHEYLGHLFTAHVVQLGPRGQLTLQHQTVSAKNAPEFADGLERDDYELIKLCDELQQDAVIKEFWPRKITPAEFFLKIYNPDKGDKPMQEAVGRYVQQRLGRLLAGLQGKHVFIMGRDGEPTWRELKLAPTPASVLFHFRRNDEGTHYFPTIQYQTQKLDFQFKNAVLVCQQPAWLLVDDVLYCFRHDVDGRKLQPFLNKKFIVVPRAVEKSYFQKFVAPLMESFDVHARGFDIRTERYLARPQLTFSDMPPGLAAGAPVVPVRPPGPPRRGRVPLPKPVVIPGAGTDEAPLFFSLTFRYGAYDLPLTPPRPMSVQLEEDADSYIFRRLLRSAKEENERADELREHGLSLDADGHATLPKAEAFRWLHDHAPALAAHGFQVQGAASASQDYFIGPVRVDVGIEERGDWFDVRGTVWFGEYAVPFIRLRPYILQRRREYRLPNGQVAFIPDEWFTDYLELFAFAEETEDQPLSLRRHHLSLVTDLEADNLATVTLTRRLEKLRDFATVEERPLPVGFRGTLRPYQHAGYNWLRFVQDYHLGGCLADDMGLGKSVQTLVMLLERQESGAAKGAASLLVLPTSLVHNWINEARKFTPGLRLLTYTGTYRDKSVAQFADYDIVLTSYGIVRLDTELLASYQFDYVILDESQAIKNPSSTTAQAVRQLRARHRLILTGTPVENSTMDLWSQMSFINPGLLGTQAFFRKEFVKPIEKNQDESRTRKLHALIKPFVLRRHKAQVASELPEKTIHLSYCPLTDEQQQFYEETKSFYRNKIMETLDGHAPTPAGGTQLMLLQGLTRLRQIANHPRLADAAYTGESGKLREVLRMLRSVVAEGHKVLVFSQFVQHLSLVRAGLDERQLAYAYLDGHTRDRQAEVDRFQQDPDLQIFLISLKAGGVGLNLTAADYVFILDPWWNPAVEAQAIDRAHRIGQQRPVFVYKFISQGTVEEKILALQKRKLQLVSDLITNDEAVIKSLTRADIEELLG